One genomic window of Paenibacillus xylanilyticus includes the following:
- the opuFB gene encoding osmoprotectant update ABC transporter permease/substrate-binding subunit OpuFB (The ABC transporter OpuF is widely distributed in Bacillus species other than B. subtilis. OpuFA is the ATP-binding subunit, while OpuFB is a fusion of permease and substrate-binding subunits.) — MSKFSEVFTERKGQLLTALLEHVQISFIALFLAVLIAIPLGIYLTRKPKVAEPIIGVTAILQTIPSLALLGLLIPLFGIGTVPAIIALVVYALLPILRNTYTGITEVDPSMIEAANAMGMNSRQRLSKVELPLAMPVIMAGIRTAMVLIVGTATLAALIGAGGLGDLILLGIDRNDTALIMLGAIPAALLAILFDVLLRQFQRMSFRKTVGTLSTLALIAILVITLPLLFRGGQKDLVIAGKLGAEPEILINMYKLLIEEHTDLTVELKPGLGKTPFLFNALRSGDIDIYPEFTGTAISEFLKETAVSTDRTEVYEQARDGMDAKFNMVLLNPMDYNNTYTLAVPQEVADQYDLKTISDLKSAQQQIKAGFTLEFSDREDGYLGIQKKYGIRFPNVATMEPKLRYAALQRGDINLVDAYSTDSELRQYNLVVLEDDQKLFPPYQGAPLLRKETADAYPQLIEILNQLAGRITDNEMRQMNYEVNVNGARPEQVASDYLQKAGLL, encoded by the coding sequence ATGAGTAAGTTCTCAGAGGTATTTACTGAGCGCAAAGGGCAGCTGTTAACCGCTCTTCTGGAGCATGTTCAGATTTCTTTTATCGCCCTATTTCTCGCCGTTCTCATTGCAATTCCACTCGGCATTTATCTAACCCGAAAACCCAAAGTTGCTGAACCGATCATCGGTGTTACGGCTATCCTGCAGACCATTCCATCACTTGCTCTTCTTGGGTTGCTCATTCCGCTGTTCGGCATAGGTACAGTACCAGCGATTATTGCTCTAGTGGTGTATGCCCTGCTTCCGATCCTCCGTAATACTTATACAGGGATAACCGAAGTGGACCCTTCCATGATTGAAGCCGCCAATGCGATGGGTATGAATAGTCGACAGCGTTTGAGCAAAGTGGAGCTTCCGCTTGCAATGCCTGTCATTATGGCGGGCATTCGTACGGCAATGGTTCTTATTGTGGGTACCGCAACTCTTGCAGCATTAATAGGCGCAGGTGGCCTCGGTGATCTGATTTTGCTCGGGATTGATCGTAATGATACAGCACTTATTATGTTGGGGGCGATACCGGCAGCACTGCTGGCAATTTTGTTTGATGTCCTGCTTCGGCAATTTCAGCGGATGTCATTCCGTAAAACGGTGGGTACGCTCAGTACACTCGCTTTGATCGCTATACTCGTGATAACCCTCCCGCTATTATTTCGCGGAGGACAGAAGGACCTGGTCATTGCGGGCAAGCTGGGCGCAGAGCCTGAGATTCTCATTAACATGTACAAGCTGCTGATTGAGGAGCATACAGATCTTACAGTTGAATTGAAACCTGGTTTGGGGAAAACCCCCTTTTTGTTTAATGCTCTTCGCTCCGGCGACATCGATATCTACCCCGAATTCACGGGGACAGCAATATCAGAATTCCTGAAGGAAACGGCTGTCAGTACGGATCGTACGGAAGTCTATGAACAGGCAAGAGACGGAATGGATGCCAAGTTTAATATGGTGCTATTGAACCCGATGGATTACAACAACACATACACACTCGCAGTCCCGCAGGAGGTTGCTGACCAATATGACCTGAAAACCATATCAGACCTCAAATCTGCTCAGCAGCAGATTAAGGCTGGATTCACACTGGAATTCTCAGACCGTGAGGACGGCTATCTGGGAATACAGAAGAAATATGGCATTCGGTTTCCTAACGTTGCCACGATGGAACCCAAACTTCGATATGCAGCTCTTCAGCGAGGCGATATTAATCTGGTTGATGCCTATTCCACGGACAGTGAGCTAAGGCAGTATAATCTCGTGGTGCTTGAAGATGATCAGAAGCTGTTCCCGCCATATCAGGGAGCTCCGCTGCTGCGCAAGGAGACGGCGGATGCCTATCCTCAGCTCATCGAGATACTGAATCAGCTGGCGGGACGCATTACAGACAATGAGATGCGTCAGATGAATTATGAGGTGAATGTGAATGGAGCCCGTCCGGAGCAGGTAGCGTCCGACTATTTACAGAAGGCGGGTTTACTATAA
- a CDS encoding SET domain-containing protein produces MIEVKQSKLGDGEFNRGVFATVDIPKGQLIHQAPVVPYPNEDHEHVEKTILEDYVFEYGANHTAILLGYGSLINHSYEPNATYDINFENHTFDFYAYTDIKAGEEILINYNGEEDNMDPLWFLDDYEERMRELNEAEERNEENGENNEAN; encoded by the coding sequence ATGATTGAAGTAAAACAATCCAAATTGGGTGATGGCGAATTTAATCGAGGGGTTTTTGCTACAGTGGATATTCCCAAAGGCCAATTGATCCATCAGGCCCCGGTTGTCCCTTATCCCAACGAAGACCACGAACATGTCGAAAAAACGATCCTGGAGGATTATGTATTTGAGTATGGTGCCAACCACACCGCCATTTTGCTGGGATACGGCAGCTTGATCAATCATTCGTACGAGCCCAACGCAACCTATGATATCAACTTTGAAAACCATACATTTGACTTCTATGCTTATACAGATATCAAAGCGGGCGAAGAAATCCTGATCAATTACAATGGCGAAGAAGACAACATGGACCCGCTATGGTTCCTGGACGATTATGAAGAACGGATGCGTGAGCTGAACGAAGCTGAGGAACGTAACGAAGAGAATGGTGAGAACAACGAAGCTAATTAA
- a CDS encoding ABC transporter ATP-binding protein, giving the protein MIEFENVSKQYPDGTQALHQVNLKINKGELLVMIGPSGCGKTTMLKMINRLIERTGGTIRIQERPIDEFNIHELRWNIGYVLQQIALFPHMTIAENIAVVPELKKWKPVQIHERVHNLLDMVGLNGETYSDRKPAELSGGQQQRIGVLRALAADPEIVLMDEPFSALDPMSREKLQDDILEIQRKMKKTIVFVTHDIQEAMKLGDRICILKDGQVLQVGTPEELLQNPVNEFVHHFVGSPGTDVNQDQDHSMHLSSHTQTNFNLESIMTPIAPGHVPKSAKTAVPISMTLTDLLDVLDAYDTLLVEKNHQIVGQVSRTDMLRYWSGQLQERGETHE; this is encoded by the coding sequence ATGATTGAATTCGAAAATGTATCCAAGCAATACCCTGATGGGACACAGGCGCTTCATCAGGTTAATCTCAAGATTAATAAAGGCGAACTATTGGTCATGATTGGGCCTAGCGGCTGCGGCAAAACGACGATGCTCAAAATGATAAATCGGCTGATAGAACGAACGGGTGGAACGATTCGTATCCAGGAGCGGCCAATCGATGAATTTAACATTCACGAATTGCGCTGGAATATCGGGTATGTCCTGCAGCAGATCGCCTTGTTTCCGCACATGACGATTGCCGAAAATATCGCTGTTGTTCCTGAATTGAAAAAATGGAAGCCTGTCCAGATTCATGAACGGGTACATAACCTGCTTGATATGGTGGGATTAAACGGAGAGACCTACAGTGATCGCAAACCAGCAGAACTGTCGGGTGGACAGCAGCAAAGAATCGGCGTACTGCGGGCATTGGCAGCAGATCCCGAGATTGTACTTATGGATGAACCGTTCAGTGCACTCGACCCGATGAGCAGAGAGAAATTGCAGGACGATATTCTGGAGATTCAACGTAAGATGAAGAAAACAATTGTATTTGTTACGCATGACATACAAGAAGCCATGAAGCTGGGTGATCGCATATGTATTTTGAAGGATGGACAAGTACTGCAGGTGGGAACACCTGAAGAGCTGTTACAGAACCCCGTGAATGAATTTGTGCATCATTTTGTCGGAAGTCCTGGTACAGATGTGAATCAAGATCAAGATCATAGCATGCACTTGTCTTCTCATACTCAGACGAATTTCAATCTTGAATCGATTATGACACCTATTGCACCAGGCCATGTTCCGAAGTCTGCCAAGACAGCAGTCCCGATTTCTATGACATTGACGGATTTATTGGATGTCTTGGATGCATACGATACCTTACTGGTCGAGAAGAATCATCAGATTGTAGGACAAGTGAGCAGGACGGATATGCTGAGGTACTGGTCTGGTCAACTGCAAGAGCGGGGTGAGACCCATGAGTAA
- a CDS encoding dihydrolipoyl dehydrogenase family protein codes for MTQVYDLIAIGTGSAANSVVTRCAEAGWKIAVVDEREFGGTCALRGCDPKKVLAGASELIDWNERMLGKGVRGRTTINWPELMAFKRTFTASIPRASEDKFKQAGMDTFHGKASFVDEDHIRVGDEVLQGKHILIATGAQPAPLPIDGSEHLLNSDDFLELDQLPDQLVLVGGGYIAFEFAHIAARAGSEVHMIHRGEQPLEQFDPELVDLLVQKSEEIGIHVHLNAEVKSVRKQGETFVVSGTRNGADHQWHGGRVVHGAGRIPNVDGLELEKGKVSYGEKGITVNEYLQSTSNPKVYAAGDVAATRGLPLTPLAGQESRAVALNLLKGNHTVPNYNVMPSIVFTVPSLGSVGLSADQAQEEGYEVKVNDMSQWYTYKRTNEKYAKAKVVIDNNSGRILGAHVLGSETEEMINLFAMAIQFELTADQLSTMNFAYPTAASDLGSLI; via the coding sequence ATGACACAAGTATACGATCTAATTGCAATTGGAACCGGTAGTGCAGCGAATTCAGTTGTAACTCGCTGTGCTGAAGCTGGTTGGAAAATAGCCGTGGTTGATGAGCGTGAATTTGGCGGAACTTGCGCCCTGCGAGGGTGCGATCCGAAGAAAGTATTGGCAGGAGCTTCTGAACTGATCGACTGGAATGAACGAATGCTGGGGAAGGGTGTTCGGGGAAGAACGACCATAAACTGGCCGGAACTTATGGCTTTCAAACGAACATTTACGGCGAGCATTCCGAGAGCCAGCGAGGATAAATTCAAACAGGCGGGGATGGATACTTTCCATGGCAAGGCTTCTTTTGTAGATGAAGATCACATTCGTGTGGGAGATGAAGTGCTGCAGGGAAAACATATTCTGATTGCAACAGGCGCGCAGCCGGCACCGCTCCCAATAGATGGTTCAGAACATCTTCTTAACAGCGATGATTTTCTGGAACTGGATCAGCTTCCGGATCAACTGGTTTTGGTGGGCGGAGGTTACATTGCATTTGAATTTGCTCACATCGCTGCAAGAGCAGGAAGCGAGGTGCACATGATCCACCGTGGAGAGCAGCCGTTGGAGCAGTTTGATCCGGAGCTTGTTGACTTGCTGGTTCAAAAATCGGAAGAGATCGGCATTCACGTTCATCTGAATGCGGAAGTGAAGTCTGTTCGGAAACAGGGGGAGACCTTCGTGGTCAGTGGTACCCGGAACGGAGCCGATCATCAGTGGCATGGTGGACGGGTCGTGCATGGAGCGGGACGTATCCCTAACGTGGATGGATTGGAACTGGAAAAGGGGAAGGTCAGTTATGGTGAGAAGGGTATTACCGTGAATGAGTATCTTCAAAGCACCAGCAACCCCAAGGTATACGCTGCCGGTGACGTTGCTGCAACGAGAGGGCTTCCCCTAACGCCTCTGGCCGGTCAGGAATCACGGGCTGTCGCCTTGAATTTGCTGAAGGGCAACCATACGGTGCCGAACTACAACGTTATGCCGTCCATCGTGTTTACTGTACCATCGCTTGGCTCTGTTGGTCTTAGCGCGGATCAAGCACAGGAGGAAGGCTATGAGGTGAAGGTAAATGACATGTCGCAATGGTATACTTATAAACGGACAAATGAGAAGTATGCCAAGGCCAAAGTTGTGATCGACAACAACTCAGGTCGCATTCTGGGGGCTCATGTACTGGGCAGCGAGACCGAAGAAATGATTAACCTGTTTGCCATGGCCATTCAATTCGAACTGACAGCCGATCAGTTAAGCACCATGAATTTTGCATATCCTACGGCTGCATCGGATTTGGGCTCTTTGATTTGA
- a CDS encoding DUF1349 domain-containing protein gives MSAAQFLGTSDAKWTTEPVGTRTEGDRFIVEAQEGSDFWENTFYGFRHQNGHALLTPWDGNEAVEITFDLSSFTELYDQAGLMLWHSREQWIKAGVEVNDGVVHIGAVVTDHFSDWSLSPVPEWGGRKVTIRASYHNEAVVIRARTDEHPWRTIRVARFAYPANKQAGPFLCSPKRAGFEVAFTKWRTTTPDEDLHTDPPILD, from the coding sequence ATGTCTGCAGCACAATTTCTGGGTACATCAGATGCCAAATGGACCACTGAACCAGTTGGAACCCGTACCGAGGGAGACCGTTTCATTGTGGAGGCACAGGAAGGCAGTGATTTTTGGGAGAACACGTTCTACGGATTCAGGCACCAAAATGGACACGCCCTTCTGACGCCTTGGGACGGTAATGAAGCCGTCGAAATTACGTTTGATCTAAGTTCTTTTACTGAACTCTATGATCAGGCAGGTTTAATGCTCTGGCACAGTCGTGAACAATGGATCAAGGCTGGCGTGGAAGTAAACGATGGGGTCGTTCATATCGGCGCTGTGGTAACGGATCACTTCTCGGACTGGTCGTTATCTCCCGTTCCGGAATGGGGAGGACGTAAGGTTACCATTCGAGCTTCCTACCACAATGAAGCGGTAGTCATTCGGGCGCGTACAGACGAACATCCGTGGAGAACCATTCGGGTTGCGCGTTTTGCCTATCCGGCGAACAAGCAGGCGGGTCCATTCCTGTGTTCTCCCAAGCGTGCGGGGTTTGAAGTGGCATTCACGAAGTGGAGAACAACGACACCTGACGAGGATTTGCACACTGATCCGCCCATACTGGATTGA
- a CDS encoding ABC-F family ATP-binding cassette domain-containing protein, with the protein MSILNVEKLSHGFGDRAIFNDVSFRLLKGEHIGLIGANGEGKSTFMNIITGKLQPDEGKVEWSKRMRVGYLDQHAVLNKGQSIRDVLRSAFQYLFDMEQEMNEMYGKMGDVTPEELEQLLEDVGTIQDTLTNQDFYMIDAKVDETARGLGLTDIGLDKDVNDLSGGQRTKVLLAKLLLEKPDILLLDEPTNYLDEQHIEWLKRYLQEYENAFILISHDIPFLNSVINLIYHMENQDLTRYVGDYDHFQEVYEMKKQQLESAYKRQQQEIADLKDFVARNKASVATRNMAMSRQKKLDKMDVIELAKEKPKPQFNFRDARTSGKLIFETKGLVIGYNEPLSRPLDLRMERGQKIALVGANGIGKTTLMRSILGEIPALEGTVQRGEHLEIGYFQQEIKDANYNTCIEEIWQEFPSYTQFEVRAALAKCGLTTKHIESKVAVLSGGEKAKVRLCKLINNETNLLVLDEPTNHLDVDAKDELKRALKAYKGSILLISHEPEFYRDVVTETWNCESWTTKVF; encoded by the coding sequence ATGAGCATATTAAATGTGGAAAAATTAAGTCACGGTTTTGGTGACCGTGCTATCTTTAACGACGTATCTTTCCGCCTGTTGAAAGGCGAACACATTGGACTGATCGGGGCCAATGGTGAAGGTAAATCCACCTTCATGAACATTATTACTGGCAAGCTCCAGCCTGATGAAGGCAAAGTCGAGTGGTCCAAGCGCATGCGCGTGGGATATCTCGATCAGCATGCCGTGCTGAACAAGGGACAATCCATTCGTGATGTCCTGCGCAGTGCGTTCCAATACCTGTTCGACATGGAGCAGGAAATGAACGAGATGTATGGCAAGATGGGAGACGTGACTCCCGAGGAACTGGAACAGCTGCTTGAGGATGTCGGAACCATCCAGGATACCCTGACCAACCAGGACTTTTATATGATTGATGCAAAAGTGGACGAGACTGCACGCGGTCTGGGTCTCACGGATATCGGTCTTGATAAGGACGTTAACGATCTGAGCGGTGGTCAGCGGACCAAAGTGCTGCTCGCCAAGCTGTTGCTTGAAAAGCCAGATATTCTGCTCCTCGACGAGCCGACGAACTATCTGGATGAACAGCATATTGAATGGCTGAAGCGTTATTTGCAAGAGTATGAGAATGCATTTATTCTGATCTCGCATGACATTCCATTTCTGAACAGTGTCATTAACTTGATCTACCACATGGAAAATCAGGATCTGACCCGTTACGTGGGTGATTATGATCACTTCCAGGAAGTTTATGAAATGAAAAAGCAGCAGCTGGAATCGGCCTACAAGCGTCAGCAGCAGGAAATTGCCGATCTGAAGGATTTTGTTGCACGTAATAAGGCCAGTGTGGCGACACGCAACATGGCGATGTCCAGACAGAAGAAGCTCGACAAAATGGATGTGATTGAACTCGCCAAGGAGAAGCCGAAGCCACAGTTCAACTTCCGTGATGCCAGAACATCCGGCAAGCTTATTTTTGAAACCAAAGGACTGGTGATCGGTTACAACGAGCCATTGTCCAGACCGCTGGATCTGCGTATGGAGCGTGGTCAGAAGATTGCACTCGTGGGTGCAAACGGAATCGGTAAAACCACCCTGATGCGCAGCATTTTGGGTGAAATTCCGGCCCTGGAAGGAACAGTTCAGCGCGGAGAGCATCTGGAGATCGGGTACTTCCAGCAGGAAATAAAGGATGCGAACTACAATACCTGTATCGAAGAGATCTGGCAGGAGTTCCCGTCGTATACCCAATTCGAGGTTCGTGCTGCACTTGCGAAATGTGGACTGACCACGAAACACATTGAGAGTAAGGTTGCTGTGCTGAGTGGTGGAGAAAAGGCTAAAGTGCGACTGTGCAAACTGATCAACAACGAAACCAACCTGCTTGTACTCGATGAGCCGACGAACCATCTGGACGTGGATGCCAAGGATGAGCTGAAACGCGCGCTCAAAGCCTACAAAGGCAGCATTCTGTTGATTTCGCACGAACCGGAATTCTATCGTGATGTTGTGACGGAAACGTGGAACTGCGAATCGTGGACAACCAAAGTATTCTAA